In Streptomyces zhihengii, a single genomic region encodes these proteins:
- a CDS encoding restriction endonuclease, whose protein sequence is MFNEDGSLDPLLKFLLYAVLALAIGKMLWEWLTEDVIPWITVDLWGLITDHPWWTGFIAVGTLCLIILLAKLLSFLFGAGTYAYVDSEEDCTSAAEPGEAVDPDVLTFKMKQLAAMSATGFEQACADLLARDGFLSPRRVGGAGDLGVDVSARDHDDRLLILQCKQYKAPVGSGHVQKFNGTARLHHRADLPIMIALNGFTEPAIGFAAHHDLILMGRPELKRWAHGQHLYDVLGIPSTTE, encoded by the coding sequence GTGTTCAACGAGGATGGGTCACTCGACCCGCTGCTGAAGTTCCTGTTGTACGCCGTCCTTGCCCTGGCGATCGGCAAGATGCTGTGGGAGTGGCTCACGGAAGACGTCATCCCGTGGATCACCGTGGACCTATGGGGACTGATCACCGATCACCCCTGGTGGACCGGCTTCATCGCCGTTGGCACGCTGTGCCTGATCATCCTCCTCGCGAAGCTGCTGTCCTTCCTGTTTGGGGCCGGTACTTACGCCTACGTCGACAGCGAGGAGGACTGCACCTCCGCCGCCGAGCCGGGCGAGGCAGTGGATCCGGACGTCCTGACGTTCAAGATGAAGCAGCTCGCCGCGATGAGCGCGACGGGCTTCGAGCAGGCGTGCGCCGATCTCCTGGCCCGTGACGGCTTCCTCAGCCCGCGGAGGGTGGGAGGCGCCGGAGATCTTGGCGTGGACGTCAGCGCCCGTGACCACGACGACCGGCTCCTGATCTTGCAGTGCAAGCAGTACAAGGCACCGGTCGGCTCGGGGCACGTGCAGAAGTTCAACGGCACGGCACGTCTCCACCATAGAGCCGACCTCCCGATCATGATCGCCCTGAACGGGTTCACCGAGCCGGCAATCGGCTTCGCTGCGCACCATGACCTGATCCTCATGGGTCGTCCCGAGCTGAAGAGATGGGCGCACGGTCAGCACCTGTACGACGTTCTCGGCATCCCGAGCACGACGGAGTGA
- a CDS encoding Scr1 family TA system antitoxin-like transcriptional regulator — MTLLLRRPIGGPAMAAKQLRHLVDLMDREDESSLRIRVLDSNRHSILDLLHTPALVTIGSHRMIVGYGLSPYYETRSGAAVTAADGFREAQEHAYDRITTMSRIERALEAMTHKARQIPPARAHPVRPIARR, encoded by the coding sequence ATGACCTTATTGCTGCGCCGTCCGATCGGCGGCCCTGCCATGGCGGCTAAGCAGCTCCGTCATCTCGTGGACCTGATGGATCGGGAGGATGAGAGCAGCCTACGGATCCGCGTGCTTGACTCCAACCGGCACAGCATCCTGGATCTGCTGCATACGCCGGCGCTGGTGACGATCGGCTCGCACCGCATGATCGTGGGGTACGGACTCTCGCCCTACTACGAGACTCGGTCCGGGGCGGCCGTCACCGCAGCCGACGGCTTCCGGGAGGCCCAGGAGCACGCCTACGACCGAATCACCACGATGAGTCGCATTGAACGTGCGCTTGAAGCGATGACCCACAAGGCAAGGCAGATTCCGCCTGCCCGCGCCCACCCAGTCAGGCCGATAGCGCGGCGCTGA
- a CDS encoding PPC domain-containing DNA-binding protein yields the protein MRFSQVRPGRQFVLALDHGEDFLDGLTRFCEEQDIRSGYIPTFVGGFSSARLVGTCEPLADPEAPLWEEVTVETLEALGGGTLAWDLDKDCLAPHIHVAASIKGAEAEGRVSHLLGATVQFISEIPIIAVLGDTEGLSLTRRRNPSLYDVPLLGFGAGL from the coding sequence ATGCGCTTCTCCCAGGTCCGTCCCGGCCGGCAGTTCGTACTCGCCCTCGACCACGGAGAGGACTTCCTCGACGGGCTCACGAGATTCTGCGAGGAGCAGGACATCCGGTCCGGCTACATCCCCACCTTCGTCGGCGGGTTCAGCTCGGCGCGGCTCGTGGGCACCTGTGAGCCGCTCGCCGACCCCGAGGCCCCGCTGTGGGAGGAAGTCACGGTCGAGACGCTCGAGGCACTCGGCGGCGGGACGCTCGCCTGGGACCTGGACAAGGACTGTCTGGCGCCCCACATCCATGTCGCGGCCAGCATCAAGGGTGCGGAGGCCGAGGGACGGGTCTCTCACCTGCTCGGCGCGACCGTACAGTTCATCTCCGAGATCCCCATCATCGCAGTTCTCGGCGACACTGAGGGCCTGTCACTGACACGGCGCCGCAACCCCTCTCTGTACGACGTTCCGCTCCTCGGCTTCGGCGCAGGCCTCTGA
- a CDS encoding Scr1 family TA system antitoxin-like transcriptional regulator, with protein MLHAVPSPPAEVPQAPARIMTGLYLRCRREAQHIRLEQAARVVGVSVPSVSRWERAKSSIPSDALGTLLRLYGVADAHARFLVGSLPPQGYSRGQHEERGGGRRAPHDCWVDVALDEATARHIAMMRLASEVIQYCRQVPAGLRTEDYQRFMLDPEVCIAPDEPVLGLSSWVHGVDWAERQRRTVLLDETVLARGRGDRPAMVADQLRHLAQLVNRECEGQGLTIRILPAEQVLFIHTVGASAEVTLHERRMTVAFGLSPTYETGSGAARIIGAGLREAADAAWGREATLRALVSAAEDMERRAAS; from the coding sequence ATGCTTCACGCTGTTCCGTCGCCGCCGGCTGAGGTGCCTCAGGCGCCCGCCCGGATCATGACGGGCCTCTACCTGCGGTGCCGGCGCGAAGCGCAGCACATCAGGCTGGAGCAAGCCGCCCGCGTTGTCGGGGTGTCCGTGCCGTCGGTCAGCCGGTGGGAGCGGGCCAAGTCCTCCATTCCGTCGGACGCGCTCGGCACGCTGCTGCGGCTCTACGGGGTGGCGGACGCCCACGCGAGATTCCTGGTGGGGAGTCTTCCGCCGCAGGGCTACAGCCGCGGGCAACATGAGGAGCGGGGTGGGGGCCGGCGCGCCCCGCACGACTGCTGGGTGGACGTGGCCCTCGACGAGGCGACGGCTCGTCACATTGCGATGATGCGCCTGGCGAGCGAGGTCATCCAGTACTGCCGTCAGGTGCCCGCCGGTCTGCGCACCGAGGACTACCAGCGGTTCATGCTGGACCCGGAGGTGTGCATCGCCCCTGATGAGCCGGTGCTCGGGCTGTCGTCGTGGGTGCACGGCGTGGACTGGGCCGAGCGACAGCGGCGGACGGTACTGCTGGACGAGACCGTGCTGGCCCGGGGACGCGGCGATCGCCCCGCAATGGTGGCCGACCAGTTGCGGCACCTGGCCCAGCTCGTGAACCGGGAGTGCGAGGGGCAGGGCCTGACCATCCGCATCCTGCCGGCGGAACAGGTGCTTTTCATCCACACGGTGGGTGCGAGCGCCGAGGTGACCCTCCACGAGCGCCGCATGACGGTGGCCTTCGGTCTCTCCCCCACATACGAAACCGGCTCCGGCGCCGCGCGGATCATCGGCGCCGGGCTACGCGAGGCCGCTGACGCCGCGTGGGGCCGTGAAGCAACGTTGAGGGCGCTCGTGAGCGCGGCCGAGGACATGGAGCGGAGGGCCGCGTCATGA
- a CDS encoding GNAT family N-acetyltransferase: protein MRVAVGPLHDADHAAYLALLDLTTSGGGLPAGIENLITLPGFDPPSTHGPAMCLSAHLRRHPTPVGALFAAVPEWAMEHTLGTHRARLAGPLSAATISIYGLAVAAEYRGRGIARALLREAETRARATRCRLATLIHEPHLASFYQRMGYTTATQPTVLLPGTAMLLTQPAPYMTAVKPLHPTVRLQPVPGAPGPVVTGLLPGCDLPPTARFGTHVVG from the coding sequence GTGCGTGTTGCTGTCGGCCCGCTGCACGACGCAGACCACGCCGCATACCTGGCGCTGCTCGATCTCACGACATCGGGCGGCGGTCTGCCTGCCGGGATCGAGAATCTGATCACGCTGCCCGGCTTCGACCCGCCCTCCACGCACGGCCCGGCCATGTGCCTGTCCGCGCACCTACGCCGCCACCCGACGCCGGTCGGCGCGCTGTTCGCCGCCGTGCCGGAATGGGCCATGGAACACACCCTCGGCACGCACCGCGCCCGCCTCGCAGGCCCCCTGTCCGCCGCGACGATCAGCATCTACGGGCTGGCGGTCGCCGCCGAGTACCGCGGCCGCGGAATCGCGCGTGCGCTGCTGAGGGAGGCCGAAACCCGGGCCCGCGCCACCCGCTGCCGTCTCGCCACGCTCATCCACGAGCCCCACCTCGCCTCCTTCTACCAGCGCATGGGATACACCACCGCCACGCAGCCGACCGTGCTGCTGCCCGGCACCGCGATGCTGCTCACCCAGCCCGCCCCCTACATGACCGCCGTCAAACCCCTCCACCCCACCGTCCGCCTGCAACCTGTGCCGGGCGCGCCGGGACCGGTCGTGACCGGATTGCTGCCCGGCTGCGACCTGCCGCCGACGGCCCGGTTCGGCACCCACGTCGTCGGCTGA
- a CDS encoding DUF6624 domain-containing protein — MTTPGSPPDWVAIGRDLTARADTAKESWRTPAYRRAAAPAEVFSAARKADAENALFLGEIVARHGWPGRSRVGEDGCRAAVAIAVHADQERQLQLRFLAALREAAQRGEATPAQWARAQDRLLVNSGQPQMYGTQWIYRPDGTGGRLELLPVTEPDALDQRRAQVGLAVHGERAGLLRRRHLASLSAPVVPPVERPAA, encoded by the coding sequence ATGACTACGCCCGGAAGCCCACCCGATTGGGTCGCCATCGGCCGCGACCTGACCGCGCGGGCAGACACCGCCAAGGAGTCATGGCGGACGCCTGCCTACCGCCGGGCCGCCGCGCCTGCGGAGGTATTCTCGGCGGCCCGGAAGGCCGACGCTGAGAACGCCCTGTTCCTGGGGGAGATCGTTGCCCGGCACGGCTGGCCGGGACGGTCCCGGGTCGGCGAGGACGGATGCCGGGCCGCTGTGGCCATCGCCGTCCACGCCGACCAGGAGCGTCAGCTTCAGCTGCGGTTCCTTGCCGCCTTACGTGAGGCGGCACAACGAGGTGAGGCGACGCCCGCCCAGTGGGCCCGTGCGCAGGACCGACTCCTCGTCAACAGCGGTCAGCCGCAGATGTACGGCACGCAGTGGATCTACCGTCCGGACGGAACGGGCGGGCGTCTGGAGCTGCTGCCGGTTACGGAGCCGGACGCGCTCGACCAACGCCGCGCACAGGTCGGTCTTGCCGTCCACGGCGAGCGGGCCGGGCTTCTGCGCCGACGACACCTCGCTTCCTTATCCGCCCCCGTCGTCCCGCCCGTAGAAAGGCCGGCCGCATGA
- a CDS encoding GNAT family N-acetyltransferase — protein MIRAARADEVDAFFDLTLLVDLHMPADQLPALKSTIGEALADVRPPFSHGLNHFLLATLDDQPVGAVHVGPARWMLDRKIPARIRRTLVEKVTSVDTIAVHGDHRRQGIATAILTRVESDFAAAGYQALALRHEHRMRHFFTAHGFTSLPRLAVDLGPAGLFTEYDREWKYAVKPLDPAVTFTTQRGLTVVSGLLN, from the coding sequence GTGATCCGCGCGGCGCGCGCAGACGAGGTCGATGCGTTCTTCGACCTGACGCTGCTGGTCGACCTCCACATGCCCGCCGATCAACTCCCCGCCCTGAAAAGCACGATCGGCGAGGCGCTCGCCGATGTCCGCCCGCCGTTCTCGCACGGCCTGAACCACTTCCTGCTTGCCACCCTCGACGACCAGCCCGTCGGCGCAGTACATGTCGGCCCGGCCCGCTGGATGCTCGACCGGAAGATCCCCGCCCGCATCCGGCGCACCCTCGTCGAGAAAGTCACCAGCGTCGACACGATCGCCGTCCACGGCGACCACCGCCGCCAAGGCATCGCCACAGCAATCCTCACCCGCGTGGAAAGCGACTTCGCAGCCGCCGGATACCAGGCCTTGGCCCTGCGCCACGAACACCGCATGCGGCACTTCTTCACCGCACACGGCTTCACCAGCCTTCCGCGCCTCGCGGTCGACCTCGGCCCGGCCGGACTGTTCACCGAGTACGACCGAGAGTGGAAGTACGCCGTCAAACCCCTCGACCCCGCCGTCACCTTCACCACACAGCGGGGCCTGACCGTCGTGTCCGGCCTCCTGAACTGA
- a CDS encoding asparaginase gives MSPTLFSLLLKEQNLTTWEVFAGVRDTGVFVVMGDEIHAARHVRKMHTTSPAAFASPATGPVGHLVEGTVRLRHPLKRTAPVALPLTPESTPVEVAVVTASLGSSGILLEGLEGRVTGLVVAAFGVGHVPQTWVPRLAFLAEAMPVVLASRIGTGPVLTSTYAFPGSESDLLAHGLIAAGPLDPYKARLVLAAHLAAGTPREAIAKAFLDYA, from the coding sequence ATGAGTCCGACGCTGTTCAGCCTCCTGCTGAAGGAACAGAACCTGACCACCTGGGAAGTGTTTGCTGGGGTGCGTGATACCGGCGTCTTCGTCGTCATGGGCGACGAGATCCATGCCGCCCGGCATGTCCGGAAGATGCACACGACCAGCCCGGCCGCCTTCGCCTCTCCCGCAACGGGCCCGGTCGGCCACCTGGTGGAGGGAACGGTCCGACTCCGGCATCCGCTGAAGCGCACCGCCCCCGTGGCGCTGCCCCTCACCCCCGAGTCCACCCCGGTCGAGGTGGCGGTTGTCACCGCGTCCCTCGGCAGCAGCGGGATCCTGCTGGAGGGGCTGGAGGGCCGGGTCACCGGCTTGGTCGTGGCCGCTTTCGGCGTCGGCCACGTACCCCAGACGTGGGTCCCCCGGCTGGCGTTTCTGGCCGAGGCCATGCCCGTCGTCCTGGCATCGCGCATCGGAACGGGGCCCGTACTCACCTCGACCTACGCCTTCCCCGGCTCCGAGAGCGACCTGCTGGCCCACGGCCTGATCGCCGCAGGCCCGCTCGACCCGTACAAGGCCCGCCTCGTCCTGGCCGCCCACCTGGCGGCGGGAACCCCCCGCGAGGCCATCGCCAAGGCCTTCCTCGACTACGCCTGA
- a CDS encoding HEAT repeat domain-containing protein yields the protein MTDHRDAVLRLWGRQLFERQGEPLAWAEGVLGATGRPLTVVTSAMSGRLDALADSPSDRAWLLFRTVAKLVANLRADGRYDAYVGTRIGPLALRLGELEPSLAGPLGDALGHLPDGPASLVTVHAAELSRSHTQRLRAIDALLEWAELGHPQARAALSDVASDHRMQEVTVWTKALNRIALFGDASVEQGLLRALADTGHRGVRWTALACAELGFRRAVPLIIALLEHPDPMVREGACEALGIFEDPAAIPALAARLDDEIPWVRSRAALALGHIGGDRALAVLWQAMMERRNPKANHLASAIAAFGPPVVDDLITLTTDPDPDLRALACRALGSTADGRALPVLERLAAHDLVRTTLGCLVATAAKQGLRTARRIRARTAST from the coding sequence ATGACCGATCATCGTGACGCCGTCCTCCGCCTGTGGGGTCGCCAGCTCTTCGAGCGTCAGGGCGAGCCACTTGCCTGGGCCGAGGGGGTCCTGGGAGCCACAGGCCGCCCGCTGACCGTGGTCACCTCGGCGATGTCCGGCCGATTGGACGCCCTCGCTGATTCTCCATCGGACCGCGCATGGCTGCTGTTCCGTACAGTCGCCAAGCTGGTTGCGAACCTGCGGGCCGATGGCCGCTACGACGCCTACGTCGGCACCCGAATTGGTCCACTGGCCCTGCGGCTGGGCGAGCTCGAGCCATCGCTCGCCGGTCCGCTCGGGGACGCACTCGGCCACTTGCCGGACGGCCCGGCATCTCTCGTCACTGTCCACGCCGCCGAGTTGAGCAGGAGCCACACGCAGCGGCTGCGGGCGATCGACGCCTTGCTGGAGTGGGCCGAGCTCGGCCATCCGCAGGCTCGGGCGGCCCTGTCCGACGTCGCCTCCGACCACCGGATGCAGGAAGTCACCGTCTGGACCAAGGCACTGAACCGGATCGCCCTGTTCGGCGACGCGAGCGTCGAACAGGGCCTGCTGCGCGCGCTCGCCGACACCGGGCATCGCGGGGTGCGGTGGACGGCGCTCGCTTGTGCCGAACTCGGCTTCCGCCGGGCCGTTCCGCTGATCATCGCACTGCTCGAGCATCCCGATCCGATGGTCCGTGAGGGTGCCTGCGAAGCGCTCGGCATCTTCGAGGACCCCGCCGCCATACCTGCCCTGGCAGCCCGGCTAGATGATGAGATCCCCTGGGTACGCAGCAGGGCCGCCCTGGCGCTCGGCCACATCGGCGGCGACCGTGCACTTGCTGTGCTCTGGCAGGCCATGATGGAACGCCGCAACCCGAAGGCCAATCATCTCGCCTCAGCGATCGCTGCCTTCGGTCCGCCAGTCGTGGACGACCTGATCACCCTCACCACCGACCCCGACCCGGACCTTCGAGCACTGGCCTGCCGCGCTCTCGGCTCCACCGCCGACGGCCGTGCCCTGCCAGTGCTGGAACGCCTCGCCGCTCATGACCTCGTCAGAACCACTCTTGGCTGCCTCGTGGCAACCGCCGCCAAGCAGGGACTGCGGACCGCGCGCCGCATTCGCGCGCGCACCGCCTCGACGTGA
- a CDS encoding aldo/keto reductase, with product MAPGLLLKPLCVGTGTSRWSVGTSRPDDEKLLDGLRCAVESGVELVDTADSHLHGHAERLVGKILKENRGHRVQVSSTVGRVLGSAPHPYAGPRVRHQLEQTLENLYLAELAVYILESYDFGNGDRYLAPVVEQMRTLRDLGQIRAIGLRGPDGSSSPRYIRRFLELFDEVRPDVVWTRANGLLPLPDVGDGESLGAFTDRQGVGLLIASPLANGVLAGRRPRMETGAGDQGEKQATAVDRGLAVLADRFGPSADARLRVALRFILHQAQNAVVAVGVGERAEVSRYFGCLDGPLCATDLAVIEEVFEVVRKSMRLPEGRAVIVEATDHPAGREVSSSQPETPLRR from the coding sequence ATGGCACCGGGCTTGCTCCTGAAACCCCTGTGCGTCGGAACGGGCACCTCACGGTGGTCCGTGGGCACGAGCAGGCCGGACGACGAGAAGCTCCTCGACGGCTTGCGCTGCGCCGTGGAGTCAGGTGTGGAACTCGTCGATACGGCGGACAGTCATCTTCACGGGCACGCCGAGCGGCTCGTCGGCAAGATCCTCAAGGAGAACCGGGGCCACAGGGTGCAGGTGTCCAGCACCGTGGGTCGTGTCCTGGGTTCTGCTCCTCATCCGTACGCCGGCCCGCGTGTGCGCCATCAGCTCGAACAGACGCTGGAGAATCTGTACCTCGCCGAACTCGCCGTCTACATCCTGGAGTCGTACGACTTCGGCAACGGCGATCGCTACCTTGCCCCCGTGGTCGAGCAGATGCGGACCCTTCGGGATCTCGGCCAGATACGAGCTATCGGGCTGCGAGGCCCGGACGGCTCCTCCTCCCCTCGCTACATCCGCCGCTTCCTGGAGCTCTTCGACGAGGTCCGCCCCGACGTGGTCTGGACACGAGCAAACGGGCTGCTTCCCCTGCCGGACGTCGGTGACGGCGAGAGCCTGGGAGCCTTCACCGATCGCCAGGGCGTCGGCTTGCTGATCGCCTCTCCGCTGGCCAACGGCGTCCTTGCGGGCAGGCGCCCACGTATGGAGACGGGGGCGGGGGACCAAGGGGAGAAGCAGGCCACGGCAGTCGACCGCGGCCTGGCCGTTTTGGCCGACCGGTTCGGCCCCTCGGCCGATGCCCGGCTCCGAGTGGCCCTACGGTTCATCCTCCACCAGGCGCAGAACGCCGTGGTGGCCGTCGGCGTGGGTGAGCGCGCTGAAGTGAGTCGGTATTTCGGCTGTCTCGATGGGCCCCTGTGCGCCACGGACCTGGCGGTGATCGAGGAGGTTTTCGAGGTCGTCCGCAAGTCGATGCGCCTTCCCGAAGGTCGCGCGGTGATCGTAGAGGCGACCGACCACCCGGCTGGACGCGAGGTGTCTTCGTCTCAGCCGGAAACGCCGTTGCGGAGGTAG
- a CDS encoding DUF5999 family protein — protein MCQHAPACPSADAPDHEAAVLVAAHPDQGWALRCNGVLTFDDTGELLPDGTIIAPHRPAAMASAAA, from the coding sequence ATGTGTCAGCACGCGCCCGCCTGCCCCTCCGCCGACGCCCCCGACCACGAGGCCGCCGTCCTGGTCGCGGCGCATCCCGATCAGGGATGGGCGCTCCGCTGCAACGGGGTACTGACGTTCGACGACACCGGTGAGCTGCTCCCCGACGGCACGATCATCGCTCCGCATCGGCCGGCCGCGATGGCGAGTGCAGCCGCATGA
- a CDS encoding ATP-binding protein, which produces MLGPSTALQENQECSLGHPLTRAVLDLRGLDAPQSAARGIVRRALTQAPVEFMDDVVLVADELVGNAVTHAGEAVDVSLDLYPWGTVVQVRDRDRDTAAVPLKPEPAGDEDVNGRGLFLVNELASAWRVQTDEAGKRVVAVFLYRAGGTH; this is translated from the coding sequence GTGCTTGGTCCCAGTACCGCCTTGCAAGAGAACCAGGAGTGCAGCCTCGGTCATCCGCTGACGCGCGCCGTGCTCGACCTCCGTGGCCTCGACGCTCCGCAGAGTGCTGCTCGCGGCATAGTCCGTCGTGCACTCACCCAGGCCCCGGTGGAGTTCATGGACGACGTGGTCCTGGTGGCCGACGAGCTGGTGGGAAACGCGGTTACGCACGCCGGGGAGGCTGTCGACGTCTCCCTAGACCTGTACCCGTGGGGAACGGTGGTCCAGGTCCGAGACCGCGACCGCGACACGGCCGCGGTGCCCCTGAAGCCGGAACCGGCCGGCGATGAGGATGTGAACGGGAGAGGCCTGTTTCTGGTGAACGAATTGGCCAGTGCTTGGCGCGTGCAGACCGACGAAGCGGGGAAACGAGTCGTCGCGGTCTTCCTGTACCGAGCGGGTGGCACGCACTGA
- a CDS encoding NUDIX domain-containing protein: protein MNDVPRPGEPGRDAYLAEGNAKQARKRAAADALVRDEEGRLLLVNPTYKDGWDLPGGMAEANEPPDEALRRELREELGLNITSLHFLCVDWVEPHGPWDDYLGFVFDAGVLPPGQAAELKPCDEEISEHGFFDVPKALQLLPARQRARTEQALQALNDGIPRYLRNGVSG from the coding sequence GTGAACGATGTACCCAGGCCAGGAGAGCCGGGCCGCGACGCCTACCTGGCCGAAGGAAACGCCAAGCAGGCCCGGAAGCGGGCGGCCGCCGATGCCCTGGTGCGGGACGAGGAGGGTCGGCTGCTCTTGGTGAACCCGACCTACAAGGACGGCTGGGACCTGCCCGGAGGCATGGCTGAGGCGAACGAACCCCCTGATGAAGCACTTCGCCGCGAGCTCCGTGAGGAGCTCGGCCTGAACATCACCAGCCTGCACTTCCTGTGCGTCGACTGGGTCGAACCGCATGGCCCGTGGGACGACTACCTCGGCTTCGTCTTCGACGCCGGGGTACTTCCCCCCGGACAGGCCGCAGAACTGAAGCCCTGCGACGAGGAGATCTCCGAGCACGGCTTCTTCGACGTGCCCAAGGCACTGCAGCTACTGCCGGCCCGGCAGCGGGCCCGGACGGAACAGGCGCTGCAAGCGCTGAACGACGGGATCCCGCGCTACCTCCGCAACGGCGTTTCCGGCTGA
- a CDS encoding helix-turn-helix domain-containing protein, which yields MPEAKTPWSLTLSEVGLRLEQLRERRGLTQGDVARHEVLRQRGVKIDTSAISRLERGQRRRVARDLVAALLEVYRASESESSEILALLGADTTPAGRPRPALWRRNAHLLGPMQFESYLLMERRAAGLKNYEGELWPGLCQTEDYAYLVIARMRPDLRLSEVKALVDVRMDRQQHVRAGALTDFRALVDERALRVVGDDPAVSRLQMERVLEESEDPRTTIRILPDTIGLHPGSAGPFVLMSFPEAARQVVWVETMVSSLYFDGDDDMQRYSATFTDLWERALDPDETRSRLKKRIKELEQ from the coding sequence ATGCCAGAAGCGAAGACGCCGTGGTCGCTGACCCTCAGTGAAGTCGGCCTGCGGCTGGAACAGTTGCGCGAGCGCCGGGGCCTCACGCAAGGCGACGTCGCCCGCCACGAGGTGCTGCGCCAACGCGGCGTCAAGATCGACACGAGCGCCATCAGCCGCCTCGAGCGCGGCCAGCGCCGCCGCGTGGCCCGCGATCTCGTCGCGGCGCTTCTCGAGGTCTACAGGGCCAGCGAGTCCGAGAGCTCAGAAATCCTGGCACTGCTGGGAGCCGACACCACGCCAGCCGGCCGGCCGCGCCCTGCCCTGTGGCGGCGCAACGCGCACCTGCTCGGGCCCATGCAATTCGAGAGCTACCTGCTCATGGAACGCCGGGCCGCCGGGCTGAAGAACTATGAAGGCGAACTCTGGCCAGGTCTCTGTCAGACCGAGGACTACGCCTACCTCGTCATCGCCCGGATGCGGCCCGATCTTCGCCTTTCAGAGGTCAAAGCACTCGTCGACGTGCGCATGGACCGCCAGCAGCACGTCCGAGCCGGCGCTCTCACCGACTTTCGCGCACTCGTGGACGAGCGCGCGCTCCGCGTCGTTGGCGACGACCCGGCAGTGTCGAGACTGCAGATGGAGCGAGTTTTGGAGGAGTCCGAGGACCCTCGCACCACCATCCGGATCCTGCCGGACACCATCGGCCTGCATCCGGGGTCAGCGGGCCCCTTCGTACTCATGTCCTTTCCGGAGGCCGCTCGCCAAGTCGTGTGGGTCGAGACGATGGTCAGCTCGCTGTACTTCGACGGCGACGACGACATGCAGCGCTACTCCGCGACCTTCACGGATCTGTGGGAGCGAGCGCTGGACCCCGATGAGACGCGCTCGCGTCTCAAGAAAAGGATCAAGGAGCTAGAACAGTGA
- a CDS encoding DUF397 domain-containing protein produces MTAKPDPSSFDLTSVEWTVSSHSGGGGNCVRVGVQNGHVLIGDSQNPDRLPHVYTPTEAQAWLKAAKGGEFDFLLSLPAD; encoded by the coding sequence GTGACAGCGAAGCCGGACCCTTCCTCGTTCGACCTGACGTCGGTCGAATGGACGGTGTCCTCCCACAGCGGCGGCGGCGGCAACTGCGTTCGCGTCGGCGTGCAGAACGGCCACGTACTGATCGGAGACTCGCAGAATCCCGATCGGCTGCCCCATGTGTACACGCCGACAGAGGCCCAGGCGTGGCTGAAGGCCGCCAAGGGCGGCGAGTTCGACTTCCTCCTCAGCCTGCCGGCAGATTAG
- a CDS encoding DUF6302 family protein: MTPFHPPAEQLLGVRLLAALAAHDYEYWRSRLANPGLLLDAVAVALYRLPLLAVPVGTDRRSGLMDMGHPVFAEALADALRGRPGFDQVTVSGQVVRWGEPMPEDLAPDARRRFQGLREEPRYGPYMRPPAGHGGRDQGTRSWPPLSESPPERQPTPPRAVVTAGAAHA, from the coding sequence GTGACCCCCTTCCACCCGCCTGCCGAGCAGCTCCTGGGCGTGCGGCTTCTCGCCGCGCTGGCCGCCCACGACTACGAGTACTGGAGGAGCCGGCTCGCGAACCCCGGCCTCCTGCTCGACGCGGTGGCCGTGGCGCTGTACCGGCTTCCGCTCCTGGCGGTCCCGGTGGGCACGGATCGCCGCAGCGGGCTCATGGACATGGGCCACCCGGTCTTCGCTGAAGCACTCGCCGACGCCCTGCGGGGACGCCCGGGCTTCGACCAGGTCACGGTCTCCGGGCAGGTCGTGCGCTGGGGCGAGCCGATGCCGGAAGACCTCGCCCCGGATGCCCGCCGCCGCTTCCAGGGACTACGGGAGGAGCCCAGGTACGGGCCCTACATGCGGCCCCCCGCCGGACACGGGGGGCGTGACCAAGGCACGAGGAGCTGGCCTCCCTTGTCCGAGTCACCGCCCGAACGACAGCCCACTCCTCCCCGGGCTGTCGTCACGGCCGGCGCCGCGCACGCCTGA